A window from Chryseobacterium sp. SNU WT5 encodes these proteins:
- a CDS encoding transposase produces MQHITGIARNQMVFTSLEDSISEDNSVRFVDAFVENIDLKALGFELQMLKTEGRPSFSTQTFLKIYLYGYLNGLRSSRKLEKECVRNIELQWLLFGLVPNYHSISDFRKNNPSGLKKLFKVFVSFLKDADLIAGETIAIDGTKSRAHNSKKANFNQKKIDKHLAYIEEKHSNTWMNWLRMTRKKIA; encoded by the coding sequence ATGCAACACATCACAGGAATAGCCCGCAATCAAATGGTTTTTACAAGTTTAGAAGATTCGATTTCTGAAGATAATTCGGTTCGGTTTGTAGATGCCTTTGTTGAGAATATCGATTTAAAAGCATTAGGTTTTGAACTGCAAATGCTAAAAACGGAAGGACGACCGAGTTTCAGTACGCAAACATTTCTCAAAATCTATTTGTATGGTTATCTGAATGGACTTCGGAGTTCACGGAAACTCGAAAAAGAATGTGTGCGCAATATTGAATTACAATGGCTTTTATTTGGACTTGTACCCAATTACCACAGCATTTCTGATTTTAGAAAAAACAATCCGTCGGGTTTAAAAAAGCTGTTCAAAGTATTCGTTTCTTTTTTGAAAGATGCAGATCTAATTGCTGGAGAAACCATCGCCATTGACGGTACTAAAAGTAGAGCACACAACAGCAAAAAAGCCAATTTTAATCAAAAGAAAATTGATAAACACTTGGCTTATATTGAAGAGAAACACAGCAATACCTGGATGAATTGGCTCAGAATGACGAGAAAGAAAATAGCATGA
- a CDS encoding RidA family protein, with the protein MQKNTINPWSWQDSRSYVQAVEVKDVNSTLYISGQTAISDEGISSEQDMRSQLVLTIQNLEKVIRVANYELKNIVRLNIYTTSNAELFANFDILQEWIKANGIKQTSTVLEVKSLFETLKVELEATVVR; encoded by the coding sequence ATGCAAAAAAACACTATCAACCCTTGGAGTTGGCAAGACTCAAGAAGTTATGTACAAGCAGTGGAAGTTAAAGATGTAAATAGTACACTGTATATTTCAGGGCAAACTGCAATATCTGATGAGGGAATATCAAGTGAGCAAGATATGCGTTCTCAATTAGTTCTTACTATTCAGAACTTAGAAAAAGTAATTAGAGTGGCTAATTACGAATTGAAAAATATTGTACGTTTAAATATTTATACTACCTCAAATGCTGAGCTTTTTGCAAATTTTGACATTCTACAAGAATGGATAAAAGCGAATGGAATAAAACAAACCTCTACTGTACTAGAAGTTAAAAGCCTTTTTGAGACACTAAAAGTGGAACTAGAAGCTACAGTAGTAAGATAA
- a CDS encoding metallophosphoesterase has protein sequence MKKLTRRKFIKTGILATTGLILLDSFWFEKYFIEWNYFDISKSEKNKIRIIQISDLHFDQLRFFHKSIAKKINILKPDLIFITGDSVDKTEKIEHLNLFLKLIHNSIKKYAITGNWEYWGNVNLDELKSIYSQNNCELLINENRTISIRNRDISIIGIDDFIGGNADFVKATENLKDSATNIVLSHCPQHRDIITKQKGNLNIDLVLSGHTHGGQITLLGIVPFKPQGSGRYLKGWYNDSEPKMYVSKGIGTSILPIRFGARAEMVEIEM, from the coding sequence ATGAAAAAATTAACCAGAAGAAAATTTATAAAAACAGGAATACTAGCCACAACTGGATTAATTCTTTTAGACTCATTTTGGTTTGAAAAATATTTTATTGAATGGAATTATTTTGACATCTCAAAATCGGAAAAGAATAAAATAAGAATCATACAAATTTCGGATTTACATTTTGATCAATTAAGATTTTTCCACAAATCTATAGCGAAAAAAATAAATATACTGAAACCCGATTTAATATTTATCACTGGGGATTCTGTTGATAAAACAGAAAAAATAGAACATTTGAACTTATTCCTCAAATTAATTCATAATTCGATTAAAAAATATGCTATAACGGGAAATTGGGAATATTGGGGTAATGTTAATCTTGATGAACTTAAAAGTATCTATTCCCAAAATAATTGTGAATTGTTAATAAATGAGAATAGAACTATATCAATAAGAAACCGTGATATATCAATAATTGGAATTGACGATTTTATTGGCGGTAATGCTGATTTCGTTAAAGCGACTGAAAATCTAAAAGACTCTGCAACAAATATTGTTTTATCACACTGTCCTCAACATAGAGATATAATTACAAAACAAAAAGGAAATTTAAATATTGATTTAGTTCTTTCTGGTCATACTCACGGAGGACAAATTACCTTACTAGGAATTGTTCCATTCAAACCTCAAGGAAGTGGCAGATATTTAAAAGGTTGGTATAACGACTCAGAACCCAAAATGTATGTTTCAAAAGGAATTGGAACGAGTATTTTGCCTATTAGATTTGGGGCAAGAGCAGAAATGGTAGAAATAGAAATGTAA
- a CDS encoding GLPGLI family protein, which yields MKKINLLFALLFISSSAFAQNHRFIYEYSFKIDSLNKDNITKELMNLDVSKDGSSFYSSEQFVYDSLTNAELTKAKAIQSTHIDLGKIRNNSKVSFSVSKNYQKSDTKLHTSISGDKYEIPESENINWTIVPEISEIKGYKVQKATTNFLGRKWIAWFTNDIQIQDGPYKFKGLPGLILKISDEKNDHIFNFVGSKKINHFPSNSDFDDEKELTISTTKFNQLWKDYVKDPAKKIKLIYASSEVSNITVTDASGKTLTQSEVIRNKEQRVKDNLKKTNNFLELSLYK from the coding sequence ATGAAAAAAATTAATTTATTATTTGCTTTGCTCTTTATTTCAAGCTCCGCATTTGCTCAAAATCACAGGTTTATTTATGAATATTCTTTTAAAATTGATTCTCTTAATAAGGACAATATCACAAAAGAATTGATGAATTTAGATGTTTCCAAAGATGGCTCTAGTTTTTATAGCAGTGAACAATTTGTTTATGATTCTTTGACAAATGCTGAACTTACAAAAGCGAAAGCTATTCAGTCCACGCATATAGATTTAGGGAAAATAAGAAATAATTCAAAAGTTAGTTTTTCAGTCTCCAAAAATTATCAAAAATCTGACACTAAATTACACACTTCTATAAGTGGTGATAAATATGAAATTCCAGAAAGTGAGAATATTAATTGGACGATAGTACCTGAAATTTCTGAAATTAAAGGATACAAAGTTCAAAAAGCTACAACGAATTTTCTCGGAAGAAAATGGATAGCATGGTTTACAAATGATATTCAAATTCAAGATGGACCATATAAGTTCAAAGGTTTGCCTGGTTTAATTTTAAAAATTTCCGACGAAAAAAATGATCATATATTTAATTTTGTAGGAAGTAAAAAAATCAATCATTTTCCTTCAAACTCAGATTTTGACGATGAAAAAGAATTAACTATTTCGACGACAAAATTTAATCAACTTTGGAAAGACTATGTAAAAGATCCAGCTAAAAAAATCAAACTCATTTATGCAAGTTCAGAGGTTTCTAATATTACTGTGACAGACGCTAGTGGAAAAACACTAACACAATCTGAAGTTATTAGAAATAAGGAACAAAGAGTAAAAGATAATCTAAAAAAGACTAACAACTTTTTAGAATTGAGCTTATACAAATAA
- a CDS encoding restriction endonuclease, which translates to MKDKDFINIEILESILNYITDDIRKQFKSNLIYDNRTEYLLDINKYERSSVLLANYYQVDLNGKDLADTLLKLVYDTLNNPYFIFDSDDNFHIENTLVELESEENFMFNNPIYSWFDYSDWSNNHTSELKYLVQKILLSNEQHRKYNLNEIDLQVYREIISNPDLAKSINWRNFEFLLAKILEKFEYEVEVLKGSKDGGIDVIALKKNSSFGNERYLIQAKKWSNKVGVDPVRQLLWAHNEYKVTKSCLITTSKFTKGAWELADKYKWQIELKDYGKLNEWIDEAVKKL; encoded by the coding sequence ATGAAAGATAAAGATTTTATAAATATTGAAATTTTAGAGTCAATCTTAAATTATATTACAGATGATATCCGTAAACAGTTTAAGAGTAATTTAATATATGATAATAGAACAGAATATTTACTGGACATAAACAAATATGAAAGAAGTAGTGTTTTACTTGCAAATTATTACCAAGTAGATTTAAATGGAAAAGATTTAGCAGACACTTTATTAAAGTTAGTTTATGATACCTTAAATAATCCTTATTTTATTTTCGATTCTGATGATAATTTTCATATCGAAAATACTCTAGTAGAATTAGAGTCAGAGGAAAATTTCATGTTTAATAATCCCATTTATTCTTGGTTCGATTATTCTGATTGGAGTAATAATCATACAAGTGAATTAAAATATTTAGTACAAAAAATTTTACTTTCAAATGAGCAACATAGAAAATATAATTTAAACGAAATTGATCTACAAGTTTACAGGGAAATCATTAGTAACCCCGACTTAGCCAAATCAATAAATTGGAGAAACTTTGAATTTCTTCTAGCAAAAATTCTTGAAAAATTCGAATATGAAGTTGAAGTTTTAAAGGGCAGTAAAGATGGTGGAATTGATGTAATTGCACTTAAAAAAAATTCATCGTTTGGAAATGAAAGATATTTAATTCAAGCTAAAAAATGGTCTAATAAAGTTGGCGTCGATCCTGTAAGACAATTATTATGGGCACATAACGAATATAAAGTCACAAAATCATGTCTTATCACAACGTCAAAATTTACGAAGGGAGCTTGGGAATTGGCGGACA
- the xerA gene encoding site-specific tyrosine recombinase/integron integrase → MIWSAKLINHRNEDRIGVKFEKDKELIQRIKLISGARWSQQKKLWHIPDTRENRERFQIAPEEDTVLSSEGRKHHDLFIRWLSSKRYSPNTIKTYSDALRSFLLYYKSKDVCELTNADVLDFNNDYILTKKLSASYQNQIISAIKLYFRTIRETKIEADKLDRPKKPKTLPNVLSKEEVKIILEAHANLKHKMMLSLIYSCGLRCSELLQLRPLDIDSKRNIVLIKQAKGKKDRITPLSPKILELLRVYYQLYKPKTYLFEGQEPGTNYSAKSLQSVLKQALQKCDIKKPVTLHWLRHSYATHLLESGTDLRYIQELLGHNSSRTTEIYTHVSTKSIQQIKSPFDDL, encoded by the coding sequence ATGATTTGGTCTGCAAAATTAATCAACCATAGAAATGAGGATCGAATTGGTGTAAAGTTTGAGAAAGATAAAGAGTTGATCCAACGGATAAAACTAATTAGTGGAGCGCGATGGAGTCAGCAGAAAAAACTATGGCATATTCCGGATACACGGGAAAATAGAGAACGGTTTCAAATCGCACCGGAAGAAGACACCGTACTTTCATCGGAGGGTAGAAAACATCACGATTTATTTATACGGTGGCTTTCTTCCAAAAGATACAGTCCAAATACAATCAAAACCTATTCTGATGCACTACGATCATTTTTACTTTACTATAAGTCAAAAGACGTTTGTGAGCTCACCAATGCAGATGTTCTTGATTTTAATAATGATTACATTTTGACAAAAAAATTATCTGCCTCTTACCAGAACCAGATCATTAGCGCTATAAAATTATACTTTAGAACAATACGGGAAACGAAAATAGAAGCCGATAAACTTGACCGCCCTAAAAAACCAAAGACATTACCAAATGTTTTGAGTAAAGAGGAAGTTAAGATCATCCTCGAGGCTCATGCTAATTTGAAACACAAAATGATGCTTTCTTTGATCTACAGTTGTGGTTTACGATGCAGCGAATTACTCCAGCTAAGACCACTTGACATCGATTCTAAACGGAATATTGTTCTGATTAAGCAAGCAAAAGGTAAAAAAGATAGAATTACGCCTTTATCTCCAAAGATTTTAGAATTATTGAGAGTATATTACCAGCTTTACAAACCAAAAACCTATTTATTTGAGGGTCAAGAACCAGGTACTAATTATTCTGCAAAAAGTCTTCAGAGTGTATTAAAACAAGCATTACAAAAATGCGATATAAAAAAGCCCGTCACTTTACATTGGTTAAGGCACAGCTACGCCACTCACTTATTAGAAAGCGGCACTGATTTGCGATATATTCAAGAGTTATTAGGACATAACAGCAGCAGAACCACAGAAATCTATACGCACGTAAGCACAAAAAGTATACAACAGATCAAAAGTCCGTTTGATGATTTATAA
- a CDS encoding Crp/Fnr family transcriptional regulator, which yields MKRNIDLFDNLTDTEYLELKKIFCHKKYKKGEFILKENDTVQDVYFISSGLLKLSYFNNETREFILSFAFENWWETDFSAFLHQTKATLNLQCVEDTEVFSLSYSNYNNILKKYDLYNYFLQKSIRGHIANQRRILSLIALSPKERYEQFILLYPTLFQRIPKSVLALYLGVSRETLSRLYKQTKK from the coding sequence TTGAAAAGAAATATTGACCTATTTGACAATTTAACAGACACGGAATACCTTGAACTGAAAAAAATATTTTGTCACAAAAAATACAAGAAAGGCGAATTTATTTTAAAAGAAAACGATACAGTTCAAGATGTTTACTTCATATCATCAGGATTACTCAAACTATCTTATTTTAATAATGAAACGAGAGAATTTATTTTATCATTCGCTTTTGAAAATTGGTGGGAAACTGACTTTTCAGCATTTTTACATCAAACAAAAGCAACTTTAAATCTTCAATGTGTAGAAGATACAGAAGTTTTTAGTCTAAGTTATAGCAACTATAACAATATCTTAAAAAAATACGATTTGTACAACTATTTTCTACAAAAGTCAATTAGGGGACATATTGCTAATCAAAGAAGAATTTTATCGTTGATCGCTTTGTCACCCAAAGAGCGTTATGAACAATTTATACTTTTATATCCTACTCTTTTCCAGAGAATTCCAAAATCCGTATTAGCCCTTTATCTTGGGGTTTCAAGAGAGACTTTAAGCAGATTATACAAACAGACAAAAAAATAA
- a CDS encoding Crp/Fnr family transcriptional regulator, with translation MTELEKYIKSYFGVIDADDLKKIVGLFKLTTIKKGDFLLKAGRRCENLSFVQAGLLRMYISTDEKEITQWISTKGYFSTDLSSFVFETPSRFSIQALTDTEVYSIQKTDYKLIGTLVPKWHELEKSFIVRCFVILEDRIFSHLSMTAEERYDYFFENNRELFNHVPLQYIASMLGMTPETFSRIRKKQLL, from the coding sequence ATGACTGAACTCGAAAAATATATAAAATCTTACTTTGGAGTTATTGACGCAGATGACTTAAAAAAGATAGTCGGATTATTCAAACTGACAACAATTAAAAAAGGAGACTTTTTATTGAAGGCAGGAAGACGATGCGAAAATTTAAGTTTTGTACAAGCAGGACTTTTGAGAATGTATATTTCGACAGACGAAAAAGAAATTACTCAATGGATTTCAACAAAGGGTTATTTTTCAACAGATTTATCAAGTTTTGTTTTTGAAACACCTTCTCGTTTTTCCATTCAGGCTTTGACAGACACAGAAGTTTACTCAATCCAAAAGACCGATTATAAATTAATTGGAACATTAGTTCCTAAATGGCACGAATTAGAAAAATCATTTATTGTGCGATGTTTTGTAATATTAGAAGATAGAATTTTTAGCCATTTATCAATGACAGCGGAAGAAAGGTATGATTACTTTTTTGAAAACAATAGAGAACTTTTTAACCACGTGCCTTTACAATATATTGCTTCAATGCTTGGAATGACACCTGAAACATTTAGTAGAATTAGAAAAAAACAGCTTTTGTGA
- a CDS encoding DUF6876 family protein, with amino-acid sequence MKNLFITTTLHRYLQSKNAFTIVDHIIELQKSPQAFNEDFQVWKITKIDEITFSLELKDGNLNVILVHYFQSASIEIFELTMWLENSILYFPSER; translated from the coding sequence ATGAAAAATCTTTTTATCACCACTACCCTACATCGGTACTTACAGTCAAAAAATGCCTTTACGATTGTTGACCATATCATAGAACTACAAAAAAGCCCGCAAGCCTTCAATGAAGATTTTCAAGTTTGGAAAATTACAAAGATTGATGAAATTACATTTTCTCTCGAACTCAAGGATGGAAATCTGAATGTAATTTTAGTACATTATTTTCAGTCGGCTTCCATCGAAATATTTGAACTTACAATGTGGTTGGAGAATTCAATATTATATTTTCCTAGTGAACGATAA
- the ltrA gene encoding group II intron reverse transcriptase/maturase: MIERVLHPRNMQRALEQVIANKGSAGVDGMNVQELSDYLRKEKTRLYSSIKERCYLPQPILGVEISKGNGKTRLLGIPTVTDRVLQQAVSQVLMPHYENEFSVHSYGFRPNKNARQAVGKALEHIHEGYPFIVDIDLKTFFDEVDHCILLNLLYRKVKCPITMRLIRKWLRAPILINGQLHKRRKGVPQGSPLSPLLSNILLNELDKELTKRKLRFVRYADDFSIYTQYKSHATATLKAIEKYLKTKLKLTINGEKSGVRKPVQFELLGFGFESTYKKGDKGKYQLVVGKKAWTRLKERLKSLTRKTAPISFDERIQKINEVQRGWLNYFRGTSIKGKLLNFDGWLRNRLRYCIWHDWKKPERKRKNLIRLGIDQSLAYAYSRTRKGGWAVAQSPILGTTITISRLKKRAYIAMLELHLSLNPSRYEPPYTRPVRTVV; encoded by the coding sequence ATGATTGAAAGAGTATTACATCCTCGCAACATGCAACGAGCCTTAGAGCAAGTAATTGCGAATAAAGGCAGCGCTGGCGTAGACGGAATGAACGTGCAAGAACTATCTGATTATCTTCGGAAAGAGAAAACACGACTTTATTCTTCCATAAAAGAGAGGTGTTATCTTCCTCAACCCATTCTTGGAGTAGAGATTTCTAAAGGAAACGGTAAAACCCGACTTTTAGGAATACCTACAGTAACCGATAGAGTGTTACAACAAGCGGTATCACAAGTTCTGATGCCACACTATGAGAATGAATTTAGTGTTCACAGTTATGGATTCAGACCCAACAAAAACGCCCGCCAAGCAGTTGGTAAAGCGTTGGAGCATATCCATGAAGGTTATCCATTTATTGTAGATATTGATCTAAAGACCTTCTTTGATGAAGTAGACCACTGCATCCTTCTTAACTTACTTTATCGAAAGGTAAAATGCCCAATAACCATGCGCTTAATCCGCAAATGGTTACGAGCTCCAATTCTAATCAATGGTCAATTACACAAACGAAGAAAAGGAGTTCCGCAAGGTTCACCTTTAAGTCCGTTGTTGTCGAATATCCTGCTCAATGAGTTGGATAAAGAATTGACAAAACGTAAACTTCGATTTGTGCGCTACGCAGATGATTTTAGTATTTATACCCAGTATAAAAGCCACGCAACTGCAACGCTAAAAGCCATAGAGAAGTACTTGAAAACGAAACTCAAACTCACTATTAATGGTGAGAAAAGTGGAGTTAGAAAGCCAGTACAATTTGAACTACTGGGATTCGGATTCGAATCTACATATAAGAAAGGGGACAAGGGAAAATACCAATTGGTAGTAGGTAAGAAAGCGTGGACACGATTGAAAGAGCGACTAAAATCCCTCACCCGAAAAACCGCTCCGATAAGTTTTGATGAGCGTATCCAAAAGATTAACGAAGTTCAGCGTGGATGGTTAAACTATTTTCGAGGAACAAGTATCAAAGGAAAACTCCTCAACTTTGACGGATGGCTGAGAAACCGACTGCGGTATTGCATTTGGCATGATTGGAAGAAGCCCGAACGGAAGAGGAAAAACCTCATTCGATTAGGAATCGACCAAAGCCTTGCGTATGCATATAGCCGAACTCGGAAAGGAGGATGGGCAGTCGCACAAAGTCCTATTTTAGGAACAACAATCACTATTTCAAGGCTAAAGAAACGTGCATACATCGCCATGTTAGAACTTCATCTATCACTTAACCCATCAAGATACGAACCGCCGTATACGAGACCCGTACGTACGGTGGTGTGA
- a CDS encoding SRPBCC domain-containing protein, with the protein MAKEIKTEILINATPEKVWSILTSFDNYPNWNPFIKLIKGEVKVGNKIKVNIQPPNSKAMTFKPRVLAFETNKELRWLGHLLFTGLFDGEHKFELIDNGNGTITFKQSEKFKGIFIGLLNLENTKNGFEAMNEKLKEIAERK; encoded by the coding sequence ATGGCAAAAGAAATCAAAACAGAAATATTAATAAATGCGACACCTGAAAAAGTGTGGTCAATTTTAACAAGCTTTGACAATTATCCCAATTGGAATCCTTTCATAAAATTAATCAAAGGCGAAGTGAAAGTTGGTAATAAAATTAAAGTAAACATACAACCACCAAACTCAAAAGCAATGACTTTTAAACCAAGAGTGCTTGCTTTTGAAACTAACAAGGAGTTACGTTGGCTTGGACATTTATTATTTACAGGACTTTTTGACGGTGAACATAAATTTGAACTAATTGACAACGGAAACGGAACAATAACATTTAAACAAAGTGAGAAATTTAAAGGTATATTTATTGGACTTTTAAATTTGGAAAACACCAAAAATGGGTTTGAAGCAATGAATGAAAAGTTAAAAGAAATTGCAGAACGAAAATAA
- a CDS encoding IS110 family transposase, which yields MKNYTTYLGIDVAKLTLDYCVVTDDQELERGQILNTEKSLNSFLKNLKKTGHKLEEMLFVFENTGIYSSLLSLVLSENELDYAQVPALEIKRSLGITRGKSDKVDAKEIAFYAKRNTDKITLSVLPEVNLQQLKIVFAEREKTIAAIKVFERTMENEMFLSKEVFGSVKSINRQTVKYLKKQLSMLDDRIKKLIREDETLYKQQQLLKSIPGIGEITSVYLLMVTKGFTAFTNGRKFACYSGVAPFEHSSGTSIKGKTRVSHLADKKMKSLLHMVSLTAIKYDPELKEYYTRKKSEGKHTMLVLNNIKCKIVYRIFAVIQRESNFVNLHKFAA from the coding sequence ATGAAAAATTACACAACTTACCTCGGAATTGATGTGGCTAAATTAACGCTAGATTATTGTGTGGTAACAGATGATCAAGAGCTTGAAAGAGGACAGATTCTCAACACCGAAAAATCCCTAAACTCATTTTTAAAAAATCTCAAAAAAACCGGACACAAATTGGAAGAAATGCTTTTCGTCTTCGAAAATACCGGTATTTATTCCTCCCTGCTCTCTTTAGTTTTGAGCGAAAATGAACTCGATTACGCGCAGGTTCCAGCTTTGGAAATAAAACGTTCCCTGGGAATTACGCGTGGCAAAAGCGATAAGGTAGATGCCAAAGAAATTGCCTTTTACGCCAAACGAAATACCGATAAAATAACGCTTTCTGTACTTCCTGAAGTGAATCTGCAGCAACTTAAAATCGTATTTGCTGAACGTGAAAAAACCATCGCCGCCATTAAAGTTTTTGAAAGAACCATGGAAAACGAAATGTTCCTCAGCAAAGAAGTTTTCGGAAGTGTAAAATCGATCAACCGACAAACTGTAAAATACCTGAAAAAGCAGCTTTCAATGCTAGATGACAGGATTAAAAAACTAATTAGGGAAGATGAAACGCTGTACAAACAGCAACAACTTTTAAAAAGTATTCCGGGAATTGGGGAGATCACTTCAGTCTATCTTTTGATGGTTACCAAAGGATTTACAGCGTTTACAAACGGAAGAAAATTTGCGTGTTATTCCGGCGTTGCACCTTTCGAACACAGCTCTGGAACAAGCATCAAGGGAAAAACGAGGGTCAGTCATCTGGCAGATAAAAAGATGAAATCGCTGCTGCATATGGTGTCGCTCACTGCGATCAAATACGACCCTGAACTTAAAGAATATTACACGCGAAAAAAATCGGAAGGAAAACATACGATGTTGGTTTTAAACAACATAAAATGCAAAATTGTCTACAGAATTTTTGCGGTGATCCAACGAGAATCAAACTTTGTCAATCTGCACAAATTTGCCGCGTAA
- a CDS encoding transposase, whose protein sequence is MTITKIQEKIERLKKNKLGYEVLEEKLKASGEPQISTTDEDSRALLVQGQVVEVSYNIQAAVDAQYNLVVATHTINRNDRNALSVIAIEAKENLGIETFTALVDKGYHNGREITQCKEQNIITIVAHPDQGKSNENGTQPDYFVSKFIYNTDDDTYTCPANQVLKTTGRWHKKTRDRDSYDFKKYRTPACKECPVKSLCTSRTGGREIDRSQYADAVAENNQRYQANAQLYRKRQEINEHIFGTIKRQWGYNHTNLTGLEKVNGEHSLIMLVYNIKRAINILGVPELIAKLKNWKSPYKAKTCFVFRQTCFAFILAPLENTLSIAA, encoded by the coding sequence ATGACAATCACTAAGATTCAGGAAAAGATTGAAAGATTAAAGAAAAATAAACTCGGCTACGAAGTCTTAGAAGAAAAACTAAAAGCAAGTGGCGAACCTCAGATAAGTACTACCGATGAAGATTCACGAGCACTGTTGGTTCAGGGGCAAGTTGTAGAAGTAAGTTATAATATTCAAGCCGCTGTTGATGCTCAATATAATTTGGTTGTGGCTACACACACCATTAATCGTAATGATCGTAATGCTTTGAGCGTAATTGCAATTGAAGCTAAGGAGAATTTGGGAATTGAAACATTCACTGCTTTAGTTGACAAAGGTTATCACAATGGTCGGGAAATCACCCAATGCAAAGAGCAAAACATTATCACCATTGTTGCGCATCCAGATCAGGGAAAAAGCAACGAAAATGGCACTCAACCAGATTATTTTGTTTCAAAATTCATTTACAATACAGACGATGACACTTACACTTGTCCGGCAAACCAAGTTTTAAAAACGACGGGACGATGGCACAAGAAAACCCGCGATAGAGACAGCTACGACTTCAAAAAATACCGAACTCCAGCTTGTAAAGAATGTCCTGTAAAATCACTTTGTACGAGCAGAACAGGAGGCCGAGAGATTGATAGAAGTCAATATGCCGATGCTGTTGCAGAAAACAATCAGCGCTACCAAGCTAATGCGCAATTATACCGAAAGCGGCAGGAGATCAACGAGCATATTTTCGGAACAATCAAAAGGCAGTGGGGCTACAATCACACGAATTTAACGGGACTTGAAAAAGTAAATGGTGAACACAGTTTAATCATGCTGGTGTATAACATCAAACGTGCGATAAATATTCTTGGAGTTCCGGAATTAATTGCCAAATTGAAGAACTGGAAGTCACCTTATAAAGCGAAAACTTGTTTTGTTTTTAGACAGACTTGTTTTGCGTTTATTTTAGCTCCTTTGGAAAATACATTATCAATTGCAGCCTAA
- a CDS encoding toxin-antitoxin system YwqK family antitoxin — protein sequence MYKKTIILITSLFLTSCGVQTQINENGIIANGKIKHNQKIGKWTTTKDGKTFSVGKYKNGKEAGNWKYYYPNGSLHQKGKFINGAGNGTWYYYYSDGNFMGQGEQRGDKQIGLWKWYHKNGQPYTERLYENGKVLEIKSCFDKVGKSLDCGKLENGNGYIIFHDVEDYKNPPNKLKVENGDIKWNE from the coding sequence ATGTATAAAAAGACAATAATATTAATAACATCACTATTTTTAACTTCTTGCGGAGTACAGACCCAAATTAATGAAAATGGGATAATTGCAAATGGTAAAATTAAACATAATCAAAAGATAGGTAAATGGACAACTACCAAAGATGGAAAAACCTTTAGTGTCGGTAAATATAAAAATGGAAAAGAAGCCGGAAATTGGAAATATTATTATCCAAATGGAAGTTTACACCAAAAAGGCAAATTCATAAATGGCGCAGGAAACGGTACATGGTATTACTATTATTCTGATGGAAATTTCATGGGTCAAGGCGAACAACGCGGTGATAAACAAATAGGTTTATGGAAATGGTATCATAAAAATGGACAACCATACACAGAAAGACTTTATGAAAATGGAAAAGTTTTGGAAATAAAAAGTTGTTTTGACAAAGTTGGAAAAAGTCTTGATTGCGGAAAATTGGAAAATGGTAATGGCTACATTATCTTTCATGACGTTGAAGATTATAAAAACCCTCCTAACAAATTAAAAGTTGAGAATGGTGATATTAAATGGAATGAATAA